The sequence below is a genomic window from Natronorubrum halophilum.
GTCGAAACGTACGTCGACTCGAGGGCGGTCGGCAGCACCGCAGGGGTCGCTGCGACGAGTTCCGGCCGCGGGAGCGCGAAGAGGTATTTCAGCGCGGTCATCGCGGCCAGTCCGCCAACGACGACGCCGACGAGCCAGCACGCGGAGCCGTGAGTCGGTGCGTCGCGGGACGAGTCCGCGTGTTCCTGCCGATGGGAGTCGGCGTTGGCTCGGCCCCACGTCAGCACCCACGAGGCCGCGATCGCGACCGAAATGACGATCCAGACGTCGCCGAGACGCGTCACCAGCGCTGCCAGAAGGAGCACCCACTCCGGAACGGAGTCGTGGACGGCCTCGAGTACGTCGCCACCGCGAAACATGCTGTTCGGTTCGAGACACGACACGGTAACGGTCGGAGCGGCAGTTGCAAGGTCACTATCCCGCGGCGATTCGCCACGGCCACCGGGAGTTTCATATCCGCCCCGCGGGAGTACTCCCGCATGGACCTACGCGACGCGACGTGGACGGACGTTCGGGACCTCGAGACGGATCTCGCCGTCGTTCCCGTCGGCAGCACGGAACAACACGGCCCCCACGCCCCGCTCGGCACGGACGTCGTGACGGCGGAAGCGGTCGCCGACGCTGGTCTCGAGCGATTCGACCACGAGGCCGTTCGCGCACCGGCGATCCCGGTCGGTGTCGCCGAGGAACACCGACAGTTCCCCGGCACGATGTGGGTTTCCGAGGAAACGTTCCGAAACTACGTCCGCGAGGTCGTCGAGAGCCTCGCCTCCCACGGCTTCGATCGCGTCATCATCGTCAACGGCCACGGCGGCAACGTCGACGCCGTACGAGAGGTCGGCGGCACCGTCACCCGCGACGGCGAGGCCTACGCCGTTCCCTTCACGTGGTTCGAGGCCGTCGGCGAGCACGCCGCCGAGATGGGCCACGGCGGCCCGCTCGAGACCGCCCTCCTGCGCCACTGCGAGCCGGAACTGGTTCGCGACGATCGGATCGAGGAGGCGAGCGCCGGCGGTGCCGATAGCTGGGGCGAGTGGGTCAGCCACACCAATCTGGCCTACGACGCGGCGGAGTTTACGGAAAACGGCGTCGTCGGCGATCCCCGGGACGGGGACGAACAGCGGGGCGAAGAACTACTGGAGTTGGCGGGCGACGCGCTGGCCCGACTGCTCGAGGCCGTCGCCGAGCGTGACGTTTCGCGGCCCGAGCGTCGATAGCGCTGGACGCGTCGGACGAACTCGGCGGCATCGGTGGGTCGCGTGGCGGGAGGCTACGCGTGCGACGGGAGCGGTGAACGACGGCTGGCTCGGCTTACTCCTCGTCCTCCTCCTCTTTGTCGACGTCGTCCGCCTCTGCCTCGTCCGCATCGTCGTCTTCGGCAGGCCCGGCGTCCTGTAGCGTCCCGCGAAGCGCCGGAATCGTCGAGGTGAGTTCGCCGACCTGTTCGCCCGCATCGGCGATGCCCTCGATCGCCTCCTCGAGGTCGGCGATCTCCTCCTCGAGATCGTCGGCGTCTTCGAAGGCGTCGGCCCGCTGGCCCATCGTGAACCACTTCTTGGCGTCGCGGAGGTGGTCTTCGGCGTCGCCGGCGTCCAGCGCGGACTTGAGGCCGTTGAGCACGCCCAGTACGTTGTCGGCGTCGGTCTCCCAGACGTCGTCGGAGCTCGGAAGCCCCTCCCACGCGCTCTCGAGCGACGATTCAACGTCCTCGCGCATCTCGTTGGCGGCTTCGCCGAACAGTTCCTCGTCGTCACCGAGTGTCGCTTGACTCATGTCTTTGCCTTCACGGGGACCGAGGTTAAAAGGTCGCCCGAAAGTGAAAGTGAAAACGAACTCGAGCGGGGCGATACTGCCGCATCGACGGATAGATTTCGAAAAGAAGGACGCTGGCCGTCTCCGTTTCGACGAGTCGCCGAAGGGGCGTTACACGACAGTCTACCGACAGGATTGCGCTCGCCGGCGTCGTTATCGACCGTGAATCGACTCGATGCGCATCAGCGGATAACCGTCTTCCATCTCCATACGCGTGCGGACTTCACAGCCCTCGTAGTCGACGACGATCTCGACTTCGAGAAACCGGCCCGTCAGTTCGGTGTAGTCGGCGGTGGACGCCGCGAGCGCGGCCTCGAGTTCATCGATCCGGACGTCGACGGTCACGTCGGTACAGTGGGGCTGGTTCTCGATGGCTTCCTCCATCGCCGTCGCGAGGCTCGAGGCGCTGTCCGGCGAGATCGGCGTGCCGGCGAACTGGTGGTAGAGCGTGCCGAACTTGATGCCCGCCTCGAAGCAGGCGGCCTCGGCGTCGGTCGGCGTCTCGTCTGTCGACATACGCGAGTGCTCGAGCGCGGTCGGGAAGGGGATTGCGGTGCCCGCTCGTCCAGCGGAAGACGCGACGTGCGTCTATCACTCGCCTCGTTCGCGACGGCCTCGAACGGCGTCAGGCCGCGACTCAGCCCGCACCGCCGCGGACTGGGCGCGCGGCACCGCCGATCGCGACGACGCGGAACCGCATGGTACTTATCGCCGCTTTCCCTCACACCGAACGAATGGCACAGTCGGTCCTGCTGACGGGGGCTGCGGGGCGCGTCGGAGAGGCGATCCTCGACGGCCTCGCGGACGAACACGAGTGGCGATTGCTGGATCGCGATCCGCCGACGGACGAGCAGCCGGGCGAGTTCGTCGTCGCGGACATCACCGACGACGAGGCCGTCCGCGAGGCGATGGAGGGGATCGACGTCGTCCTCCATCTCGCGGGCGACCCCCGAAAAACCGCCCCGTGGGACAGCGTCCTGACGAACAACATCGACGGGACACAGACGGTCTTCGAGGCCGCCGTCGACGCCGGCGTCGAGAAGTTCGCCTTCGCCTCCTCGAACCACGCCGTCGGGGCCTTCGAGACCGACGAGCGAACGCCCGATCTGTACCGCACGCACGACGACTACCTGCTCGACGGGACGGAACTCCCCCGGCCGGGAAACCTCTACGGCGTCTCGAAAGTCGCCGGCGAAGCCCTCGGACGGTACTACCACGACGAGTACGGCATCTCGGTCGTCAACGTTCGCATCGGAAACCTCACCGAGGGCCACCCGCCGATCGACTACGAGCGCGGGCAAGCGATGTGGCTCTCCTATCGGGACTGCGCGCACCTGTTCGATCGCTGTATCCGGGCCGACTACGAGTACGAAATCGTCTACGGCATCTCCGACAACGACCGCAAGTACTACTCGCTCGAGCGCGCTCGGGAGGCGCTCGGCTACGAGCCGCGGGACAACTCCGCGGATCACAACTGAGGTCGGCCAAACCTGGCCATCGATCCCCGTTTCCGCCCTTCGATGTCCGTTTTTCGCACTCGAAACGACTCCCGACGAGCGTGAGTGCCGGCGACTCGAGACGCCGGACAGCGACGTTTTTAACGGTCGGCCGTCGCAGAGGGTCCTATGGAGTACACCACGCTCGGTTCGACCGGGATGTCGGTTAGTCGCATCGGCCTCGGCTGCATGAGTTTCGGCAGCGGTCGGGAGTGGATGCTCGAGCGCGAGGAGGCCATCGAACTCATCGAGCGCGCGATCGACCTCGGAATCAACTTCTTCGATACGGCGAACGTCTACTCGACGGGCGAATCCGAAGCGATTCTGGGCGACGCGCTCGCGGGCTACGATCGGGACGCACACGTCATCGCGACGAAAGTGTACGCCGAGATGGATCCGGACAACCCGAACTCGAGCGGCCTCTCCCGGAAGACCATCGAGCAGGAACTCGAGGCGAGTCTGGATCGACTCGGGGTCGACACCATCGACCTCTACCAGACCCATCGGTGGGATTCCGAAACGCCCATCGAAACCACCCTTCGGGCGCTCGACGACGCGGTCCGTCGCGGAACGGTACGGTACGTCGGCACCTCCTCGATGTGGGCTCACCAGTTCGCCGACGCCTTACGGACGAGCGACAGGCTGGGGCTCGAGCGGTTCGCGACGATGCAAAACCACTACAACCTCTTCTACCGCGAGGAGGAACGCGAGATGCTCCCCCTCTGTGCGAAGGAGGGCGTTGGCGTCACCCCGTGGTCGCCCCTCGCCCGCGGCGTCGGAACCCGCCCGCACGATCGAATCGAATCGACGACCCGCGGCCGGACGGATCAGTACCTGGAACAGATTCCGTACCTCCAGGGCGGCGGCGAGGAGATCAACGAGCGCGTCCAGGAACTCGCCGCCGAGAAGGGCGTGACGATGGCCCAGATCTCGCTCGCGTGGGTGCTCCACAAGGAACGGGTCGACGCCCCCATCGTCGGCACGACGAGCGTCGACCACCTCGAGGAAGCCGTCGAAGCGATCGAGATCGACCTCTCGCCGTCCGAGATGGCGTACCTCGAGGAGCCCTACGCGGCGCTGCCGATCGCCGGACACGAGTGAGCCGGTACGTACCGCGAGGGGCGGCTCAGAACAGTCCATCGACGGACGACTCGCGGGCCTGTCGTCGCCCGACGTGGTCCGTCAGTCGCCGATAGACGAGGCCGCGGTGCTCGTCCTCGCGGACGAAATCGAACAGCAACGTGATGAACCGGCTGTCGTCGTCGCCGGCCTCGAGATCCGCGCGGGCGTACGTCCGGGCTCGCTCGATCGGCTCCGCATCGAGTCCGAACTCGTCTGCAAGGACCGTCGCCGCGACCGCCGTCGGCGCGAACTCGAGTGCGTCGAGCGACGGGACGGTCCCTTCGTGCTCGATTCGAACGGGTCGTCGACGCTCGAGGAGTTCGGGATCGGCCGCGAGGGCCGCGAGGAACGCCCGCACTGGCGGGAGTCGGACGTCCCGATACGCCGCGGGCAACTCGGCGAGGTACTCGAGTGCGCTGTCCGCCAGTCCGGTGGCCCCCTCCCAGTTGCGCTCGCGGGCGTGGTGCACCGCGGCCGTGAACTGGATCAACCCGTGGAGCAGTCGCTCGTCGTCGGTGCCGGCCTCGAGGTCGAGCCAGTACGCCTCCCACGCATCGTGGGCAGCGTGGTAGTGCCCCGCGTTGTAGATCGCGGCCCCTGCCCGAAGCTGATCGCGCATACCGTTCGTAGGGACTCGAGAACCGAGATACTGTCGGCCGTGAGGGGCGGTGGTCGCGATAAAAACGGCGAGTACCGGACACGTACCGCCTCCGGCGGGGCGGGTAGACAACTGTGGAAGGGAGTACGCCGCCGGCCGTAACTGGGTTGGAGTCCCCGAACTGTCTCGGCGACTCCGCCGACACGGGCTACGGCCGACGGGATACATCGGTCGCTGCAATGACGGGCAGCGGACCGCGTGCGGGACGAACAGCGGGTCCCCGACCGGTTACTGGCCGCCACCGGTCATGGCGGGACTCGATGAGAGGTCGGATTGGGATATGAGTATGTCCCGATTTCGGGAGTGTTTGGGATCGGTTGACGACGCACGGGAAGCGAGTAAGCGGATGCTACTCGTCGCGCCGGGGGTGTGATTCGCCCTCGGATAGTTCGTGATCCTCGCGAAGCATCCCCTCGGCCTCGGCTGAACGCCGGTGTTGTGGCGACGCGATCGGCTCGCCCGACCCCTCGATTCGTTCTTCGGGGTCGTCCACCGCAACCCACTCGCGAAGCCGCGAGAGCAGTCGTCCGAACATGGCTGTCTCTACCGGTTTCTCGAGCATAGTTCTTGGGCGTCGCCCGCCGGTCGGGTAACTGTCCGACAGCGTCGGTTCGATGTGTACCCGTTCGAACCGTCGCGATTCGGAGACCGGAGGCCGAAAACCGCGTTACTCCCACCGGAACCGGCCGTTTCGCTGCACGACTTCCCCGTCGATCTCGAGTCGCGAGTCCTCGCTGACGTCGGTGATCAGGTCGACGTGGATCGCGGAGTCGTTTCCCGACTCGCCGTCGGGGAGGTTCGCGTCGTAGGCCCGGCCGAGCGCGAGATGGATCGTATCGCCCATCTTCTCGTCGAAGAGGATATTGTCCGTATAGCGGTCGATACCGCGATTCATGCCGATCCCCAGTTCGCCGAGACGGCGCGCACCGTCGTCAGTCTCGAGGATTTCGGCGATCACGTCCTCGCCTTGCTCGGCGTCGTAGTCGACCACCGCGCCGGATTCGAACTCGAGGCGGACGTTCCGAACGGATTCCCCGTGGAGCGTCATCGGGACGTCGAAGGTCACCTCGCCCTCGGTGGCGTGCGGTGCGGTAAAGACTTCGCCGCTAGGGAGGTTGTGCGAGTCGTACGCGACCGACGCGGCGCTGTTGACCGCGGTGCGGCCGTCGATCCGCATGGTGAGGTCGGTGCCCGTCGAGACGAGGTGAACCTCCGATCCCGAATCGAGCAGCGCTTTCAGTTGTGCCATCTCCTCGGCGAGGGACTCCCAGTCGCGCAAGATGGCGTCGTATGCGAAGTCCTGGTACTCTTCGAACGCCATGTTCGCCTGCTGCGCGAGCGAGCGCGTCGGATGAACCGTCGAGATCCAGCGGGTGTCGAGGCGGGCCTCGCGGATGTCGCTCCTGGCGCTACTGTAGGCCTGTCGGATCTCGCCGGGAACGTCTGCCGTCGCGCTCGTATTTCGACCGCCACCGAGCGAGAGCACGACGTCGGCCCGTTCGAACAGCAAGCGTTCGTACTCCGGGCTCTCGTCGAAGTCGCCGTCGTGGGTCCGGAGATAGGCGCGCTTGATTTCCCCGGAGCTGTACATCGTGAGCAGGTTCGCACCGCGTTCACCGAGCGCCTCGGCGACCGCAACGGCGAGGTCGTGGGCGTCGGGCCCCGCTACGAGCACGACGTCGTCTCCGTCCTCGACACGAGCGCTCCAATCGACCAGCACTGCGGCGTGTTCGCGTACGCGTTCGTCCATACCGGCCACTCGCAACCGATTCACTAAACGCTCCTCGTTTGCCGTGACGAGTCGGTACTCGAGGAGAAACGGAGGAGAGATCGGAGACGGACTCAGGCGGCGTGAGTCTCGTCGGCGGTCGTCTCCTCTCGCGATCGGACGAGCGAAACGACCGCGTAGACGACCGGCGTATCGAGGACGGCGATGGCGAGTTTCAGGAGGTACTGACCGACCATCAACGCGAGGAGGTCGCCGACGCCGAGGACGGGGCCGACGCCCACCAGCGCGGGCGCGAGCGAGAAGGCAATCGCGACGAAGATGACGGTGTCGATGGCCTGGCTGCTGGCCGTCGAGGCGATGTTCCGAAGCCAGAGTTTGTCGGCTCCGGTGTACGCCCGGATGCGGTGAAAGACGACGACGTCCCAGTTCTGGCTAACGACGTAGGCGAGCAGACTTCCGAGGACGATATTCGTCGAGGCACCCAGAACGTCCGCGAACTGCCCGGAAACGTCGGGGTCGGCCGCCGGCGCTGCGATCGTCGACCAGACGAGCGCGAGCACGACGAAGTTCATCGCGAAGGCAACGTTGACGACCACCTGCGCCGCTCGCCGACCGTACAGTTCCGCGTAGCAGTCGCTCGCGAGGAAGGTGAGCGCGTACGCGAACGCCGCACCGGGCAAGACGAGTTCCGCGCCGGTGATCGGCAGCGAGAACGGCAACGAGAACGCGAGCAGCTTCGAGGCCGTCAGCTGTGCCGTGACGAGCGCCGTCACGAACAGCCCGATCAGCGCTACCTGCGCGATCATCGGCCCCGCGGATGGCCGGGACTGCGAGTTCGAGTGGGTCATGCACATCGCGTATCCACTGAGACCACCTAAACGGTTCGAGACAGCCGATACGAACCGCTCGAGCGAGAGACCGACGGCTCAGGAAGCCGTACGGATCGAACACATCAGACAACGGAGAGTCGAAACGGGTAGCAACGGGCCCGGACGGGCACTTCTCACGCATCTAAGAACAAACTACTCTGACATCTATCAATTTCAAAATGTGGAAATAGCGGCACTCTCCCCGAAGAGACGCCATTTCGCTCACGTGTGTGTCTGACTCTCGAGAGGACGAGTATAACACAACTGTTATACGTCTCCCGGGGTTTTGTTGAATCGCAATGGCGAAAGGAAACGTTGATTTCTTCAACGACACAGGCGGCTACGGTTTCATTGAGACGGACGACGCAGACGATGACGTTTTCTTCCACATGGAAGACGTTGGCGGTCCGGACCTCGAAGAAGGCACAGACATCGAATTCGATATCGAACAGGCCCCCAAGGGCCCCCGCGCCACCAACGTCACCCGCCTGTAACACGGCTTCTAGCGTTCGGTAACGCGTTTCAAACCTAATATCATTCTTCGGACGACTACCTCGGAAGCGATAGCTTCGTCCCCAGTCGCAGTCACTGCGGGCTGAGTGGTTTCGGCCGGCGTCAGCTACGTCTCGAACTCGGAACGGGGTACGCCGACGTCACAACGGATACACTCGCCGTCAAACGAAATGTATCTAGATGGAACGTCTGTAGTCCCCGCTTACTAATTCCAGGGGGACCGATCATCGTTAGCGGCTCAGTTAGCCCGTCAAAACGTCCGAGAAACAGTTGATACGAGAACGATAACAAATAGTCGGTTAGTTGGTTTGTCGGTGTGGTTGTAACATGGACGATCTGACCGGATTTCAACGCGATCTTCTGTACGTGATCGCCGGGGCCGACCAGCCGTCGGGCCAGGAAGTAAAAGACGAAGTCGAGAAGTATTACAACAGTGAAATCAATCACGGCCGACTGTATCCCAATCTCGATACGCTCGTCAACAAAGAGCTCGTCGAGAAGGGAGAACTCGACCGACGAACGAACTACTACGCGATCAGCGACAGCGGATACGAGCAAATCGAAGCCCGGAGAGAGTGGGAACAACAGTACATCGATTGACCCGACCTCGAGTAGGGCAGACTGGACTCCTTGTGACAGCTACGGTGCTGTGAGTAGCGTCTCCGACCGCCGCTCGCTCGAGCGACGGCAACGGCACCGGCCGCCGCGAGCGTTGCGACGGCCGGTCGACCAGCGTGGTCGGTTCCTGACCGCTATCGGGCCGACCCGAATTTGGAACCCGTCCTCGAGGCGACCCGACGAGGGCGTTTGGCATCGTCCATCAATTCGTCAGGTACCATCCGAATACCAGTGGAGAGCAAAAGAGTACCAGCGGGACGAGTATCCAGACCTGTCCCGCGAACACGTTGTACTGTGCGAGCGTTACCGCAACCGGTGTTCCCTCGAGATAGCCCACGAGGAACTCGAAACCGACGGTCAACGCCGTCCACAGCGTTCCGACGAGTAGCAACTCCACCGGAAGATACGCGATCGGCGTATTCGTAAAGTACAGGAACGAAAGAACGAGGATCACCGTCGTCAGAACGGCCGTACTGAGAACATGCCCGGGATACGCACCGACGCGAGGAATCAAGACGACTTCTCTCAGTCCGCCGTTCAAAACGGCCAGAACCGCCATGAGAACCCAGACGCCGAGCGGGTACAGGAACACGCGTGGGCGAACCGCCCGAATATCCATACTGGCGATCATCAACGAGGACATCGTCTCACACAGACACCGTACGCAGGGAAAATCACCCGTCCGCGATTTCAGTGACTGTCGTCTTGAGCGACACCAGTCTGTGGACCTATTTCCCGGTCGACCGATCGCAGAGACGGTCCGATCACCCGATGCTCATGGACAGGGTGTACGAGCACTGCGTCTCCCGTTACTTCGGCGGTACGGTGGCGTCGACTATCATCGGACGGACCGGGCGAAAGAGCGCTGGTGGCCGATTTGAACCACCCCTATCGATAACGACGGTGTGGTTAGCACTCTTGATAGTCCTCGGGAAAAGATATTATTTTCACGGTTAGTATAGAAGAATTTAGACCATAAGGGATATGTTCCGGCTCCGCTGACGGGTGCGTATGGTTCGCTACTCGGATGAGCGTTGTTCCGATTGTGGTGGCAAACAGAAGGTACGAGCGGACAGTTCAGTGTGGTGCCCGAACTGTTCCCTGTTCACTTCTCCCGAAGTGAAGCCGTAACAGTCGGCTCTGCTGCACTCCCAGCCTGGAGACGTGTTCGGGCGTGAAACGGATGTTTACGCCACGTGCGTACCGGTCGGTTCTCACCCTTCTCGGCTCGAGTAGGTGGAGAGACCGACGACGTTCGAGAACCCTCTACTAGCAACATCCTGTCCGTTCTGACGGGAGGTTTTTCGTCGGTTACCGTGTCTAGGTAGTATGGCAACCAGGTCTCCGATTTACTGTTGCCTATGTAACGAAACGATCGCTCCAGACGACGACCTCGAGCATCACTTAGTGTACAGCCACAAACCGCGTGAGCTCGCCATGGAACTCGCTTCCGAGTGGGAAACAGAAGAACTCGGCGATGCCGTGTAACCGCGCCTCGTTCGATGGCCCTGACGCGGAACGTCCAGATTTTCCGGGGAACGTCCAGCTGTTAGTACGCGAGAGAAGCGCCAAAAGTGGCGTTTAGAATTTGCTGTCTCCGGCCTTCTGTGAGAGACCATGACGGAAAACCTCGAACCCCTCGCACCAGCGGAAGCCATGAAGATGTACTCGACGAGCGACATCACGAACTCGCGGATGCGACGGTTCAGTCTCACCGTATCGTCTCAAGCAGTTCGTCCAGTGGTGTGAACAGGATGGTGTCGGCAATCTCAACGAATTTAGCGGACGGGACATCCATCGCTTCCGCATCAAACGGGGAAATGAAGACGAACTCGCAACAGCCAGCGTGAAAGGGCGGCTGGCAACCCTGAGAATGTTCCAAGAGTATGATATCACTTTCAAACCCCAGAATCAGAGATTAACTGACTTTTAGTGTTTATTCCTCTGAGCGATACACCCACTCTCGGCGGTATTGCGATATGTTATAGAACCCAAATTGTATAACTGTTAGATGGACGCAGACTAACAGAGGTTCGATCAATTGATTGGTTCCTTTCCCACACGGGGTCACACGTCTCGAGAATCGGTTTCCCGAATATGAACACGAGCGCGAGCACCGCGTGTTCATATTTCGTCGATCGCGAGCGCGATCGCCACGTCGACCGCGCCGATCACCGGCCACCCCGACATACCCTTTATATACAGAACCCTGTTCGCTCACCCGAAAAAACTAGGATATCCGACTCGTGTTCACGAGCATGGTCCGAGACAAGACCGACATTCCCGGCTCGGTTCGAATCCGAACCGACGACGGCAACGAGTGGCGATTCGACGAAATCGAGAAAGCTGCCGACTATTACGACTGTAATCGATCGAATGCAGCCGCGTTCGCCTGTCACGACGTTACCCGGCTCGTCGCGAACGCTCGCCACGTCCTCGAGCGTTCAGATCTCACCCTCGAGCAGCGCCAGGAGATCGCCGACCAGCTGTCGACCGGCACCGTGACGTTTTCTGTCGAGACCGGCGTCGAGGTCGAAACCGGCCGCGACTAGACGTCGTGCGTGGTGCGGGCGTACACCCGCACATCGCCTGTACGCTACGTACACGTCGCCTGCACACCGCCTGTCTGCGTATACGCGATCCGCCTGCGACGCCTGCGCCTAACGCCCATCCGACGTGTACGCGTCGCTCGCCCGTCGCCTGCACGATACGTACATCCGCCCGCCCGTCACACGCCTCACGCCTACACACCCGCCCGACACGCATACAACGTCACGCGGGTCTTCCCGAGCGCGCATTTACGGCGCGCACCCGTGGGGGGGACCCCACCGCGCCTATCTGAACTGCGCGCGCGCGTATTCTGTCGATCGCGACGCTCGAGCCGCACCAGTATCTGTTCTGTCGACGTGAAACCGGCGTCAGTGTCCAAGAATGACGAGATCCACCGGTAGCACCACCCTTTAACACTGGGGAGGTTACTCCGGTCAGTTACCGCATGGCAATTCGAAAAATCAGAGATATTGACGGCTCTGGCGGCGTAACGCTCCCAAAAGACGATCTCCGCCGAGACGGAATCGTAGATTCGGATGGAGAAGTTCTGAGCGCGTACGTGACGATCGATCGCGTTGACGAGGGCGAGTATTTAGTACGACAAGTTGATCCGGACACTCTCTGAACTTCGGTTCAAATATGATCAATTCAATCCCACACCCGCTGACCCCGGTTATCGCAGATCACATCAGCCGATCGAACGTCATTCGCGAACTCCATCCAGAAGTTGTTTCCTCCAGGTACGCCGATGCGAGCACCACCCAGGTGATTCCTGCGTTCTTCTTGCTCACGGAGAAAAATGCATTCGCAGTCGTCGAAAACGAACACCGAGATGGCTACCGAATACTCAGCAAAGGCTCTGTCCACGATCAGGATGCTGTCTACGCCGATCTCGACGACTGGTGTGAACAGCACGGCTATCTTGAACAATAACAGTCGGTAATAGCAGTGGTTCTTTTCCGGAATAAGATCGAAACTGGATCGGGCGATTCGGCAACTACAGGTGCGAACAGAGTACCGAATCGGGTATTCACCGATCAATAGGGAGTCATAGAACAGTTCACAAGGTGTTTGATTTCATTGCCGCTAAAGGTAAATCTCGTGCTTGGTACAGGAGAAGCACAGAACAAAGTCCACCGTCACGGAATTACGTCGCGAGCGAATCTGGGATTGTCAGAGTCCTCAATGAGATCGAGCAGCAGTCGAGCCTCATCGAACTGTGGGCCCTTTGCAACCATTCCTTGCTCGCGGTCCCAGTCAACAAAGCCTGCATCATCGAGTTTCGGGAGGTGGGTGTGATGGAGGGCGATTTCAAACGACTCAGGCGGCACCTTGTAGATACTTGGTTCATCAGGTAGCGCGTTAAGGTCGATCGGCGAATTACGCTCGTGTAGGACCTCCAACACCCATCGTCGCGTGGCATTGGACAAGGCCCCAAAGGCCTCTTCACTCATAATATCACAGATCCACAGCCAACCGAATACGCCGTATGCAGGAGACTGCCAGTGAAAATGATATTTCACCTTAGAAACGTCCTCCCTTCATCCGCTTTCAGATATCATCCACCAATGCTCAAATATAAATCACTCAATATCTTTATTTTTCCGCTGTCGTCCTACCACACAAGCTGTTGTCCTGCCGAACACTCCACTTGTAGCTGTAGTGAGCGAATAGAGGAAGCGGAGAACGCGGGTACGAGAACCGTTGTATGACACCCTCTGACAAATTCAAAAGGGCTATAGTTGGTCCCACTCCCAATTACCTCAATGCGCCTCTGGGAACGCTTCGTAGGCGTTATAGGTGGCAGAAATGTGATTATAGCTCTCGGCGGGCTGTACCTCATACTCGTTATAGGCTGGCTGCTCATGCCGACCTCTCCGCAGATGACTCTTGCGAATACTCTCATCGTTGCCTGCTTTATCGGCGGCTCTGGTGCCCTCCTCCTCGGTGGCGGATATCGATTGCCCCGCACCGACATCCACCCGAGATTCTACTCCACTATTGCCGGCTGGTGTCTCGTCAGTATTGGGGTAATGCTCGCTATTCTCGCGCTCTACAACTTCCAGCCCGGTCCAGGCCTCTCTAACCCAATCCGGTCTGTGCTTATGCTTACAGGGTTCAGTTCCGTCGCCGGATACGGTGTCGGGACGTACGCTGCGCAAGCGAAAACACGGGCCCACCAACTTGAACGGCAAAATTGTCTGCTGGAACAAACACAAAGACAACTCGAAGAATCGAACCAACGACTCGAGCAGTTTGCGTACGCCGCATCTCATGATCTACAAGAGCCGCTCCGAA
It includes:
- a CDS encoding creatininase family protein gives rise to the protein MDLRDATWTDVRDLETDLAVVPVGSTEQHGPHAPLGTDVVTAEAVADAGLERFDHEAVRAPAIPVGVAEEHRQFPGTMWVSEETFRNYVREVVESLASHGFDRVIIVNGHGGNVDAVREVGGTVTRDGEAYAVPFTWFEAVGEHAAEMGHGGPLETALLRHCEPELVRDDRIEEASAGGADSWGEWVSHTNLAYDAAEFTENGVVGDPRDGDEQRGEELLELAGDALARLLEAVAERDVSRPERR
- a CDS encoding DUF5790 family protein; translation: MSQATLGDDEELFGEAANEMREDVESSLESAWEGLPSSDDVWETDADNVLGVLNGLKSALDAGDAEDHLRDAKKWFTMGQRADAFEDADDLEEEIADLEEAIEGIADAGEQVGELTSTIPALRGTLQDAGPAEDDDADEAEADDVDKEEEDEE
- a CDS encoding dihydroneopterin aldolase family protein, with the protein product MSTDETPTDAEAACFEAGIKFGTLYHQFAGTPISPDSASSLATAMEEAIENQPHCTDVTVDVRIDELEAALAASTADYTELTGRFLEVEIVVDYEGCEVRTRMEMEDGYPLMRIESIHGR
- the azf gene encoding NAD-dependent glucose-6-phosphate dehydrogenase Azf → MAQSVLLTGAAGRVGEAILDGLADEHEWRLLDRDPPTDEQPGEFVVADITDDEAVREAMEGIDVVLHLAGDPRKTAPWDSVLTNNIDGTQTVFEAAVDAGVEKFAFASSNHAVGAFETDERTPDLYRTHDDYLLDGTELPRPGNLYGVSKVAGEALGRYYHDEYGISVVNVRIGNLTEGHPPIDYERGQAMWLSYRDCAHLFDRCIRADYEYEIVYGISDNDRKYYSLERAREALGYEPRDNSADHN
- a CDS encoding aldo/keto reductase, with the protein product MEYTTLGSTGMSVSRIGLGCMSFGSGREWMLEREEAIELIERAIDLGINFFDTANVYSTGESEAILGDALAGYDRDAHVIATKVYAEMDPDNPNSSGLSRKTIEQELEASLDRLGVDTIDLYQTHRWDSETPIETTLRALDDAVRRGTVRYVGTSSMWAHQFADALRTSDRLGLERFATMQNHYNLFYREEEREMLPLCAKEGVGVTPWSPLARGVGTRPHDRIESTTRGRTDQYLEQIPYLQGGGEEINERVQELAAEKGVTMAQISLAWVLHKERVDAPIVGTTSVDHLEEAVEAIEIDLSPSEMAYLEEPYAALPIAGHE
- a CDS encoding DUF309 domain-containing protein, with translation MRDQLRAGAAIYNAGHYHAAHDAWEAYWLDLEAGTDDERLLHGLIQFTAAVHHARERNWEGATGLADSALEYLAELPAAYRDVRLPPVRAFLAALAADPELLERRRPVRIEHEGTVPSLDALEFAPTAVAATVLADEFGLDAEPIERARTYARADLEAGDDDSRFITLLFDFVREDEHRGLVYRRLTDHVGRRQARESSVDGLF
- a CDS encoding aminopeptidase is translated as MDERVREHAAVLVDWSARVEDGDDVVLVAGPDAHDLAVAVAEALGERGANLLTMYSSGEIKRAYLRTHDGDFDESPEYERLLFERADVVLSLGGGRNTSATADVPGEIRQAYSSARSDIREARLDTRWISTVHPTRSLAQQANMAFEEYQDFAYDAILRDWESLAEEMAQLKALLDSGSEVHLVSTGTDLTMRIDGRTAVNSAASVAYDSHNLPSGEVFTAPHATEGEVTFDVPMTLHGESVRNVRLEFESGAVVDYDAEQGEDVIAEILETDDGARRLGELGIGMNRGIDRYTDNILFDEKMGDTIHLALGRAYDANLPDGESGNDSAIHVDLITDVSEDSRLEIDGEVVQRNGRFRWE
- a CDS encoding queuosine precursor transporter, giving the protein MTHSNSQSRPSAGPMIAQVALIGLFVTALVTAQLTASKLLAFSLPFSLPITGAELVLPGAAFAYALTFLASDCYAELYGRRAAQVVVNVAFAMNFVVLALVWSTIAAPAADPDVSGQFADVLGASTNIVLGSLLAYVVSQNWDVVVFHRIRAYTGADKLWLRNIASTASSQAIDTVIFVAIAFSLAPALVGVGPVLGVGDLLALMVGQYLLKLAIAVLDTPVVYAVVSLVRSREETTADETHAA
- a CDS encoding cold-shock protein, whose product is MAKGNVDFFNDTGGYGFIETDDADDDVFFHMEDVGGPDLEEGTDIEFDIEQAPKGPRATNVTRL